In Hydractinia symbiolongicarpus strain clone_291-10 chromosome 4, HSymV2.1, whole genome shotgun sequence, the following proteins share a genomic window:
- the LOC130641351 gene encoding lens fiber membrane intrinsic protein-like, producing the protein MGVATIIGYVNFIAIAFAVLFGVLSISTNNWRTFSLKDFNYGLWKVCDTLTCSKFTQDETLPTRVLMIITCLCFAVVVVLRLLGCFIKSLSPKIVTLFLILAFVFELAAVASYTDKMKQDGFSFSWSYHLGWVSAFLALITGIINLFERRDE; encoded by the exons atgggCGTTGCAACTATTATCGGGTATGTAAACTTTATCGCGATTGCATTTGCTGTGTTGTTTGGAGTGCTTTCAATATCAACCAACAATTGGCGAACCTTTTCGTTAAAAGACTTTAATTATGGCTTGTGGAAGGTCTGCGATACTCTTACTTGTTCGAAATTTACGCAGG atGAAACATTGCCAACGCGAGTGTTGATGATCATAACATGTCTATGTTTtgcagttgttgttgttttgaggCTCCTCGGGTGTTTTATCAAATCGTTATCTCCCAAGATTGTGACTCTCTTTTTGATCCTAGCAT ttGTTTTTGAGTTAGCAGCAGTGGCAAGCTATACAGACAAGATGAAGCAAGATGGATTTAGTTTCAGTTGGTCTTATCATTTAGGCTGGGTTTCGGCATTCCTAGCTTTAATTACAGGAATTATAAACTTGTTTGAGCGCAGAGATGAGTAA
- the LOC130641350 gene encoding demethylmenaquinone methyltransferase-like produces the protein MTDRNASTYHELNHLVQKKTFDNLVTRLGVKAGDDCLDIGCGTGNLTSSLINVVGKNGSVLGIDPDEHRIAKAKQQYGGLSNISLSYASNLSGISKCFDVAIANHVTHWMTDKVKMETFQVVFQMLKPGGVFGVFSLLSVSENVKQIYRYVPDNGNARKLMNCEYSSLKNYKKIFITCGFEIIYATESNEFDCFDSLETYLRWMNASAGGDVEDIYMQHKDDILFEKSSDGKYKHPAHSVCIIGKKPLQAKQKSR, from the coding sequence ATGACAGATAGAAACGCAAGCACGTATCACGAATTGAATCATTTAGTTCAAAAAAAGACGTTTGATAATCTTGTAACAAGATTGGGAGTCAAAGCCGGAGATGACTGTTTGGACATTGGTTGTGGGACAGGTAATTTAACAAGTTCCTTAATTAACGTGGTTGGAAAAAATGGATCCGTGCTTGGTATAGATCCTGATGAACATAGAATAGCAAAAGCCAAACAGCAATATGGCGGCTTATCAAATATTTCTTTAAGTTATGCGAGTAACCTATCTGGTATTTCAAAATGTTTCGATGTTGCTATAGCAAATCATGTAACACACTGGATGACCGACAAagtaaaaatggaaacatttcaaGTCGTGTTTCAAATGCTAAAACCAGGAGGTGTTTTCGGCGTATTCTCATTACTTAGCGTCAGTGAGAATGTCAAGCAAATTTACCGTTACGTACCGGATAATGGTAATGCACGAAAATTGATGAATTGTGAGTACTCCAgtttgaaaaattacaaaaaaatatttattacatgtGGGTTTGAGATTATTTATGCTACGGAATCTAATGAATTCGACTGTTTTGATTCATTGGAAACATACCTGAGATGGATGAATGCTTCTGCGGGTGGTGATGTCGAAGATATTTACATGCAACATAAGGATGATATTTTATTTGAGAAATCTAGTGATGGCAAGTATAAACACCCAGCTCATTCTGTTTGTATTATTGGAAAAAAACCTTTACAAGCTAAGCAAAAAAGTCGGTAA
- the LOC130642247 gene encoding uncharacterized protein LOC130642247: MILVRIRCGLLLEDMAVRFNMSTSHISRILITWTDFLHSQFRMLPIWASKETVQNRMPKCFQKSYPNTRVILDCTEVFVEMPTSYRTQSSTFSNYKHHNTAKGLVGIAPDGSVTFVSDLYGGRFSDKRITKDSGIYDLLEPGDSVMADRGFELEEDLPDGVTLNIPPFLDGKPQLSLLEENETRRIASVRVHVERAIERIKNYRILQTVFKLSMAAELNKIWVICCYLVNFLPQLVPDVNTND; this comes from the coding sequence aTGATACTGGTTCGAATTCGATGTGGACTTTTGTTAGAAGATATGGCTGTTCGATTTAATATGTCGACAAGTCACATAAgcagaatattgattacatggacagattttttacattcacaatTCCGTATGCTTCCAATATGGGCTTCAAAAGAAACAGTACAAAATAGAATgccgaaatgttttcaaaaaagttacccaaataCCCGTGTCATATTAGATTGTACAGAAGTATTTGTGGAAATGCCTACGTCATATCGCACACAGTCCAGTACCTTTTCAAATTACAAACACCATAATACAGCAAAAGGATTAGTCGGAATAGCTCCTGATGGATCAGTGACATTTGTCTCTGATTTGTATGGTGGACGCTTTTCGGATAAACGAATAACAAAAGATAGTGGTATATACGATTTGCTAGAGCCTGGGGATTCTGTGATGGCTGATAGAGGATTTGAGCTCGAGGAAGATTTACCTGATGGAGTAACATTAAATATTCCACCATTTTTAGATGGAAAACCTCAGCTAAGTTTATTAGAGGAAAACGAAACTAGAAGAATAGCATCTGTACGTGTACATGTCGAACGAGCAATCGAACGTATAAAAAATTACCGAATTTTACAAACAGTTTTCAAACTATCAATGGCTGCTGAACTCAATAAGATATGggttatttgttgttatttagttaattttttaccacagttGGTACCAGATGTAAATACGAAtgactaa
- the LOC130641352 gene encoding epithelial membrane protein 2-like: MALSSVIRHINFAITVFAALFTVLSTAGNYWQYGDDFHLGLWKTCSDSDCIRHDIETFRATQILMVLCCICFGFVAGYVILMHLMKNLSPKFMGVILLITCLFEIAALSFYTDKMGSELLSYGWAYALGWVASILSLISGVVCVLDEAE; this comes from the exons ATGGCGTTATCAAGTGTTATCAGACATATCAACTTTGCTATCACTGTCTTCGCTGCGTTGTTTACTGTTTTATCAACGGCGGGAAATTATTGGCAATATGGCGATGATTTTCATTTAGGATTGTGGAAGACATGTAGTGACAGTGATTGTATACGACATGATATAG AAACGTTCCGAGCAACTCAAATTTTGATGGTACTGTGTTGCATCTGTTTTGGTTTTGTCGCTGGTTATGTCATACTTATGCACTTGATGAAAAATTTGTCACCAAAATTTATGGGTGTTATATTGTTAATTACGT GCCTCTTCGAAATAGCTGCTTTGTCATTTTACACAGACAAGATGGGCAGTGAACTTCTTTCCTACGGATGGGCATACGCCTTAGGCTGGGTAGCATCTATTTTATCACTAATATCTGGTGTTGTATGCGTCTTAGACGAAGCTGAGTGA